One genomic window of Erinaceus europaeus chromosome 7, mEriEur2.1, whole genome shotgun sequence includes the following:
- the C7H2orf72 gene encoding uncharacterized protein C2orf72 homolog, which yields MESELEALAAGQPFQALVEAAGGRGQVLLVGELWEREPSRALLRDFARAVFPAEPGAGKPVGAAAEGAGPGARGAPGVQGAARAIRAPLVFVLCRAASLGAPGPRRCLREMLRDVRGRRRAGAALVGVLVAEAGADDEVTASLWLLEALLRAVFGRQAGGPVQAAAYRPDQPASSLAVQAAACRALQAAEPARPGGAWERRGLPTLLACFSWGSWSRRKDQDTTLPRGPAQDNFQDPEEELALTAIMPNGDCEGSGKQACDGLDCSSPEPARDSR from the exons ATGGAGAGCGAGCTGGAGGCGCTGGCTGCGGGGCAGCCGTTCCAGGCGCTCGTGGAGGCGGCGGGCGGCCGCGGACAGGTGCTGCTGGTGGGCGAGCTGTGGGAGCGCGAGCCGAGCCGGGCGCTGCTGCGGGACTTCGCGCGGGCGGTGTTCCCCGCCGAGCCGGGCGCGGGCAAGCCGGTTGGCGCGGCGGCCGAGGGCGCGGGCCCCGGGGCGCGGGGGGCTCCGGGCGTGCAGGGGGCCGCGCGCGCCATCCGCGCCCCGCTGGTCTTCGTGCTGTGCCGCGCCGCCTCGCTGGGCGCCCCGGGGCCGCGCCGCTGCCTGCGGGAGATGCTGCGGGACGTGCGCGGGCGGCGGCGGGCCGGCGCGGCGCTGGTTGGGGTGCTGGTGGCAGAGGCGGGCGCAGACGACGAGGTGACGGCCAGCTTGTGGTTGCTGGAGGCGCTGCTGCGCGCGGTGTTCGGCCGCCAGGCAGGTGGCCCGGTGCAGGCGGCCGCCTACCGCCCCGACCAGCCCGCCTCCAGCCTCGCGGTCCAGGCGGCCGCCTGCCGGGCCCTGCAAGCCGCGGAGCCTGCACGACCAG GAGGAGCCTGGGAAAGGCGGGGCTTGCCCACCCTGCTGGCCTGCTTCTCCTGGGGCTCATGGAGCCGGAGAAAGGATCAGGACACCACCTTGCCCCGTGGCCCAGCTCAGG ATAACTTCCAGGACCCCGAGGAGGAGCTGGCCCTCACAGCCATAATGCCCAATGGAGACTGTGAGGGTTCTGGAAAGCAAGCCTGTGATGGACTGGACTGTAGTTCCCCAGAGCCTGCTAGGGACTCAAGATga